In one window of Leptospira hartskeerlii DNA:
- a CDS encoding acetyl-CoA carboxylase biotin carboxyl carrier protein subunit: protein MNRLFRLQWKEKEYVLDLGDSSSRLFGPEKKWESLLTHYSWTGEEDGSYSLPDGSVALLRSGKLFIHTKGKTFQFAIKGREASDAQAASLEIKSPMPGKIIKVEVKSGDSVKKGQTLAVVEAMKMEHALKAGADANVQEVLAGPGDIVSQDQLLIRLAE from the coding sequence TTGAACCGTTTGTTTCGACTTCAATGGAAAGAAAAAGAATATGTATTAGATCTGGGGGATTCTTCTTCCAGATTATTCGGTCCTGAAAAAAAATGGGAGTCACTTCTCACTCATTATTCTTGGACTGGAGAAGAAGATGGTTCTTATTCTTTGCCTGATGGAAGCGTAGCATTACTTAGAAGTGGAAAACTTTTCATCCACACTAAAGGAAAAACATTCCAATTTGCGATCAAAGGAAGAGAAGCTTCGGATGCACAAGCTGCTTCCTTAGAGATTAAAAGCCCTATGCCTGGAAAGATCATCAAAGTAGAAGTGAAGTCCGGTGACTCTGTGAAAAAAGGGCAAACACTTGCAGTAGTGGAAGCAATGAAGATGGAGCACGCATTAAAGGCTGGAGCGGATGCAAATGTACAAGAAGTACTCGCGGGCCCAGGTGATATCGTTTCCCAAGACCAGTTGTTGATCCGATTGGCAGAATAA
- the truA gene encoding tRNA pseudouridine(38-40) synthase TruA, producing MTEDPRNYALLIEFDGGCFFGYQSQKQSPTVQEEIEKALEVLLKKETRIWGAGRTDTGVHARGMIVNFKTDSPIPNLSKFLLGMNALTDRGLAIHEITEVPFNFNSQFSCTAREYEYLLVNARFPRPVWKNRAFWYQHRIDVSRLREELELLKGEHDFRSLAKATSMRNRRSTTRVIYDASLLESEEEPGLLRLRIKANGFLHNMVRILTGTLFEIAIEKRKETNILKILSSKDRTIAGITLPPYGLYFLKAYYDSFPQIDRMYQSRKEFGGVSR from the coding sequence ATGACAGAAGATCCTAGAAACTATGCCCTACTGATAGAATTCGATGGTGGATGTTTTTTCGGATACCAAAGCCAGAAACAATCTCCCACAGTTCAGGAAGAAATAGAAAAGGCGTTGGAAGTTCTTCTAAAAAAAGAAACCAGGATCTGGGGCGCGGGAAGAACAGACACTGGAGTTCATGCAAGGGGAATGATCGTAAACTTTAAGACTGATTCTCCTATTCCCAACCTGTCGAAGTTCCTACTTGGAATGAATGCGCTCACCGACCGGGGTCTGGCAATTCATGAGATCACAGAAGTTCCCTTCAATTTTAATTCTCAGTTTTCCTGTACTGCAAGAGAATATGAATACCTTTTAGTGAATGCAAGGTTCCCAAGACCTGTTTGGAAAAACAGAGCATTCTGGTACCAACATCGGATTGACGTTTCCCGCTTAAGAGAAGAACTGGAACTACTAAAGGGAGAGCATGACTTTAGAAGTCTGGCAAAAGCCACTTCGATGCGGAACCGTAGGAGCACAACTCGGGTCATCTATGATGCGAGCCTTTTAGAAAGTGAAGAAGAGCCCGGACTTCTTCGTTTACGGATCAAGGCAAACGGTTTCCTCCATAATATGGTCCGGATCCTGACCGGAACACTTTTTGAAATAGCGATAGAGAAGCGCAAAGAGACGAATATATTGAAAATACTTTCTTCCAAAGATAGAACCATAGCAGGGATCACCCTCCCCCCTTACGGATTGTATTTTCTAAAAGCGTACTACGATTCTTTCCCTCAGATTGATCGTATGTACCAAAGCAGGAAAGAATTCGGCGGAGTTTCCAGATGA
- a CDS encoding adenosine kinase, which yields MRHYDVFGIGNALVDILIPTEDSFLQKMGWNKGIMTLVDAEVQGGVLTALDGHKKELRSGGSAANTMIALANSGGTGIYTGKVSEDTYGEFYKQDMEKAGILFEVPPSKEGHTGTCVILTTPDAERTMLTHLGISSTLTKQDLDLDKLKASSYSYVEGYLWDGPSTKEACLLAMEESKKAGVKVAFTFSDPFCVNRSREDFLRLTKEYCDLVFCNAEEAKALAATESKEDALKFISSLCKNVMMTDSANGAFVSINGTIIHVGGFPAQNLLDTTGAGDCFAAGVLYGLTHGFSPDNAARWGNYVASRIVQEIGPRLSVRLMGRQEEILGKV from the coding sequence ATGAGACATTACGACGTATTCGGAATAGGGAACGCACTTGTGGATATTCTAATCCCTACCGAAGATTCTTTTTTACAAAAAATGGGCTGGAATAAAGGGATTATGACCCTGGTGGACGCGGAAGTGCAGGGTGGGGTTCTTACCGCTTTAGACGGGCATAAAAAAGAATTAAGATCAGGTGGAAGCGCCGCAAATACAATGATCGCTCTCGCCAATTCCGGAGGAACTGGAATTTACACCGGAAAAGTAAGCGAGGACACTTACGGAGAATTTTACAAACAGGACATGGAGAAGGCCGGGATCTTATTTGAAGTTCCTCCTTCCAAAGAAGGACATACCGGAACCTGCGTAATTCTCACAACTCCTGACGCTGAAAGAACAATGCTCACTCACCTGGGCATTTCTTCCACTTTGACCAAGCAAGATTTGGATTTGGATAAACTGAAGGCTTCTTCCTATAGTTACGTGGAAGGATATCTTTGGGACGGACCTTCTACCAAGGAAGCTTGCCTTCTCGCAATGGAAGAATCTAAAAAAGCGGGAGTGAAAGTCGCATTTACTTTCAGCGATCCATTCTGCGTAAATCGTTCGAGAGAGGATTTTTTAAGACTTACAAAAGAATATTGTGATTTAGTTTTTTGTAATGCAGAGGAAGCAAAAGCGCTTGCTGCTACTGAATCCAAAGAAGATGCTTTAAAATTTATTTCTTCACTTTGTAAAAATGTTATGATGACTGATAGCGCTAACGGCGCGTTTGTATCGATAAACGGAACAATCATTCATGTGGGTGGATTTCCAGCTCAGAACTTGCTGGATACAACGGGAGCAGGGGACTGTTTTGCAGCAGGTGTGCTCTATGGACTTACTCACGGATTCTCTCCGGATAATGCGGCAAGATGGGGAAATTACGTTGCATCCAGGATCGTTCAAGAGATCGGACCTAGACTTTCTGTCAGACTTATGGGAAGACAGGAAGAAATATTAGGAAAAGTTTAA
- a CDS encoding LIC11270 family surface protein: protein MISKTNRLLCLSAFLLAFVSDCKVGHWEGNASDNPVVSTLFNNRMLLLLKGTYATDSPLEFSEYNNGTGNAYEDPAGDPTFNLAGLPKMANLPIYVDIGEIRISSKYQDGLNNLSQIRTVAAAKAFWDNIAPNREVYCTQPYTLNANTCRSLNGEFKMIQFLNGEGAEFPSNDPTSGTSSGLASQYYYTGTYIRSLVTGWGNSPGVDLTKVTFFDNYGVYGFNIVPRLAYAAGTTDKSGYPLVFPLLYSVQAGEADMDFKPGFEPYIFEVRMNLKENLMVHSIKAADGSTAATLISISDWKVNHQGQTDMGGGILSRSRTIYPSGASSLSITGGSGNLTHYFAVFRENETNILSKLPLAATPARNGTVKIKYINSGTHKLYCLADTGNLNGFPDTIVGTPLTFSVPENGNMSTISLSYSCP, encoded by the coding sequence ATGATTTCCAAAACGAATCGTCTTCTATGTCTTTCTGCCTTTTTGTTAGCATTCGTTTCCGATTGTAAGGTAGGACATTGGGAAGGAAACGCCTCCGACAATCCTGTAGTCAGTACTCTTTTCAATAATAGAATGTTACTTCTGTTGAAAGGTACTTACGCAACAGATAGTCCTCTTGAATTTTCCGAATACAATAACGGGACTGGAAATGCGTATGAAGATCCGGCAGGTGATCCTACTTTCAACTTAGCAGGCCTTCCTAAGATGGCAAATCTTCCCATCTATGTAGATATAGGCGAGATACGTATTTCTTCCAAATACCAAGACGGTCTGAACAATCTTTCTCAGATCAGGACTGTTGCAGCCGCAAAAGCCTTCTGGGATAATATTGCTCCTAACAGAGAAGTATATTGTACCCAACCTTATACATTGAATGCAAACACCTGCCGATCTCTAAACGGCGAATTCAAAATGATCCAGTTCTTAAATGGAGAAGGAGCAGAATTCCCTTCTAACGATCCTACTTCAGGGACTTCTTCCGGACTTGCGAGTCAGTATTATTATACAGGAACTTATATCCGTTCCTTGGTTACCGGTTGGGGAAATTCACCTGGTGTGGACCTAACAAAGGTTACCTTCTTTGATAACTATGGCGTTTATGGATTTAATATAGTTCCAAGACTTGCTTATGCAGCCGGGACTACCGACAAGTCGGGTTATCCATTAGTATTCCCACTTCTCTATTCAGTCCAAGCCGGAGAAGCGGATATGGATTTTAAACCCGGATTCGAACCTTATATTTTCGAAGTAAGAATGAACCTTAAGGAAAACTTAATGGTGCATTCCATTAAGGCTGCAGACGGAAGTACTGCCGCGACTTTGATCTCTATCAGCGATTGGAAAGTGAATCACCAAGGCCAAACTGATATGGGCGGAGGGATTTTGTCCAGATCCAGGACAATTTATCCGAGTGGTGCATCTTCTTTGTCGATCACAGGCGGTTCTGGAAATTTAACTCATTACTTTGCGGTTTTCAGAGAAAATGAGACCAATATTCTAAGCAAACTTCCTTTAGCTGCAACTCCTGCAAGAAATGGTACAGTAAAGATAAAATACATCAATTCCGGAACTCATAAGTTGTATTGTCTGGCAGATACAGGAAACCTGAACGGTTTTCCAGATACGATCGTAGGAACTCCGCTCACATTTTCCGTTCCTGAGAACGGAAATATGAGCACGATATCTTTGTCTTATTCTTGTCCTTAA
- a CDS encoding 1-acyl-sn-glycerol-3-phosphate acyltransferase — MNPLKFMESRLGRFSPKYRKLVLRTYVVTLRLVLTVAFPNMIAGIFYALIGNREKQYIAFLKGSKTWGSAVIKMTKTNLMIKNEMQIPDKGHMIFLNHINEIDFPYDCLVVNKPYLANQVIKKTLVAYWWMKAMGSQVFETSKAATIAVSVRNLIKGLSTTSYIVYPEGHNSYSEIIQPMQKGMIKLAFENKIPVAVVLKSGITTYQTEPMYAKVGYKFIGRYEPWTHETWESFRDFLYETMSKEKIALDSEVGIVREPVSSKPK; from the coding sequence ATGAATCCACTCAAGTTTATGGAAAGCCGTTTGGGCAGGTTTTCCCCGAAGTATCGTAAACTGGTATTACGCACCTATGTCGTAACCTTAAGATTGGTACTTACGGTAGCATTTCCTAATATGATCGCAGGGATTTTTTATGCGCTCATAGGCAATAGAGAAAAGCAATATATCGCTTTTCTAAAAGGTTCTAAAACTTGGGGATCGGCAGTGATCAAGATGACCAAAACGAATCTGATGATAAAGAATGAGATGCAGATCCCTGATAAGGGTCATATGATCTTCTTAAATCACATAAACGAAATAGATTTTCCTTATGATTGCCTAGTAGTAAATAAACCGTATCTGGCAAACCAAGTGATTAAAAAAACTTTAGTCGCTTATTGGTGGATGAAGGCGATGGGTTCACAGGTTTTTGAAACTTCTAAGGCAGCAACCATCGCAGTTTCCGTTCGTAATTTGATAAAAGGACTTTCTACAACTTCTTATATAGTTTATCCGGAAGGTCATAATTCTTATTCTGAAATTATACAACCTATGCAAAAAGGGATGATTAAACTCGCCTTTGAGAATAAGATCCCTGTGGCGGTGGTGTTAAAATCCGGTATAACAACTTACCAGACGGAACCTATGTATGCTAAAGTAGGATACAAGTTTATAGGAAGATACGAACCCTGGACCCATGAGACTTGGGAGAGTTTTAGGGATTTCTTATACGAAACCATGAGCAAGGAAAAGATCGCATTGGACTCCGAGGTCGGAATAGTGCGGGAACCTGTCTCTTCTAAACCCAAGTGA
- a CDS encoding acetyl-CoA carboxylase biotin carboxylase subunit, translated as MIKRLLIANRGEISLRIQKTCKRLGIETVAVYSDADKDAPFVKGADFSFYLGESEPSKSYLVIPNILKAIKETGADSVHPGYGFLSEKAEFARELSKAGISFLGPKPETVDLMGDKIRSRAAMEKAGVPVVPGYEGDSQEHPVLLKEAERIGFPIMIKASAGGGGKGMKRVFSKEEFLPALESAQREAGNAFGDSRVFLEKYIINPRHIEVQVFGDSSGKVIHLFERECSIQRRHQKVVEESPAPNLPSELKQKICEVAVKAASSIGYIGAGTVEFILGEDGAFYFLEMNTRLQVEHPVTESVTGFDLVEWQIRIAEGVSIEKLTGGKSPTQSGHAIEVRLYAEDPENEFLPSIGKIELARFPEVQNLRVDSGVVTGSEVSLYYDPMLAKVIGIGKTREEARKNLIAGLEETIVFGPITNLNYLKAILEHSEFVKGNTNTHFLEKHKIVWEESGEEKEALMRTASFLANRTVKTSSVWEAVGPNGVWGEIS; from the coding sequence GTGATTAAAAGACTACTTATTGCAAACAGAGGAGAGATCTCTCTCCGCATCCAGAAAACCTGCAAGAGGTTGGGCATCGAGACCGTGGCGGTATATTCGGATGCGGACAAAGATGCTCCGTTCGTAAAAGGTGCGGACTTTTCTTTTTATTTAGGAGAGTCGGAACCTTCTAAATCTTATTTAGTAATTCCTAATATATTAAAAGCAATTAAAGAAACCGGGGCAGATTCTGTGCACCCCGGTTATGGGTTCCTATCCGAGAAGGCCGAATTCGCAAGAGAACTCTCTAAGGCAGGGATTTCTTTCTTAGGTCCTAAACCCGAAACTGTGGATCTTATGGGAGACAAGATCAGATCTCGTGCTGCTATGGAAAAGGCGGGAGTTCCTGTTGTCCCAGGATACGAAGGGGACTCCCAAGAACATCCAGTTTTACTAAAAGAAGCAGAGAGGATCGGATTTCCGATCATGATCAAGGCAAGTGCCGGCGGCGGTGGAAAAGGAATGAAACGTGTCTTTTCCAAAGAAGAATTTTTGCCTGCATTAGAATCCGCTCAAAGAGAAGCAGGAAACGCTTTTGGGGACTCAAGAGTATTCTTAGAAAAGTATATTATAAATCCTAGACATATAGAAGTCCAAGTGTTCGGGGATTCTTCCGGAAAAGTGATCCATCTTTTCGAAAGAGAATGTTCCATCCAGAGAAGGCACCAAAAAGTAGTGGAGGAATCTCCCGCACCTAATTTGCCTTCCGAACTGAAACAAAAGATATGTGAAGTAGCTGTTAAGGCCGCTTCTTCCATTGGTTATATTGGTGCTGGAACAGTTGAATTCATTTTGGGAGAAGATGGAGCATTCTACTTCCTTGAAATGAATACAAGATTACAGGTAGAACATCCAGTTACTGAATCTGTAACCGGGTTTGATTTGGTGGAATGGCAGATCCGAATTGCAGAAGGTGTGAGTATTGAAAAACTCACAGGTGGAAAATCTCCAACTCAGAGCGGGCATGCGATCGAGGTTCGATTATATGCAGAAGATCCAGAGAATGAGTTCCTACCTTCTATCGGCAAGATAGAACTCGCCAGATTCCCAGAGGTCCAAAACTTAAGAGTGGATTCTGGAGTAGTGACTGGCTCCGAAGTTTCCCTCTATTACGATCCGATGCTTGCGAAAGTGATTGGGATCGGAAAAACAAGAGAAGAAGCGCGTAAAAATCTGATCGCAGGCCTGGAAGAAACGATCGTATTCGGGCCGATCACAAACTTGAATTATCTAAAAGCGATTTTGGAACATTCTGAATTCGTAAAAGGCAACACCAATACTCATTTTTTAGAAAAACATAAAATAGTTTGGGAAGAATCCGGAGAAGAAAAAGAAGCGCTCATGAGAACCGCTTCTTTCCTCGCGAACCGTACAGTGAAAACTTCCTCCGTATGGGAGGCCGTCGGGCCGAACGGAGTTTGGGGAGAAATATCTTGA
- a CDS encoding DUF2225 domain-containing protein has translation MTASALAQGKKISFRNKEDTVCPICSEVHQRESMFQGGGRLIAGKLTQELRRLYEKNKKFGRVSPNDYVLNVCPRCLYTAFPKDWSGLDADELAKLRESAEIRRKNIESIMGPTDFYQERNLILGAASYLLAIECYQSRKVTVAPTPKKAVCAVRGAWYFDDVNTEFPGMGYDKIRDLLYQKSAGWYTDTMEIMQSGSEPVDAASYLLGPDTDKNWGFDGVIYLSAYLTMKFKEELASDAASKLNLLIRAKRTLSRLYGSGKASKSKPSVIIDMAKELYDEYNKIIEEMGGEK, from the coding sequence ATGACAGCAAGTGCATTAGCCCAAGGCAAAAAAATCTCGTTTAGGAACAAAGAGGATACGGTCTGCCCTATTTGCAGCGAGGTCCACCAAAGGGAAAGTATGTTCCAAGGGGGAGGAAGGCTAATTGCAGGCAAACTCACTCAGGAATTACGTCGCTTATATGAAAAAAACAAAAAATTCGGTAGGGTTTCCCCGAATGATTACGTTCTAAATGTTTGCCCCCGTTGTCTTTATACTGCATTTCCTAAAGATTGGTCCGGCCTGGATGCTGACGAACTCGCAAAATTGAGAGAATCCGCAGAGATCCGACGTAAAAATATTGAGTCCATCATGGGACCTACTGATTTTTACCAGGAAAGAAACCTGATCTTAGGTGCTGCATCTTATCTTTTAGCAATTGAATGCTACCAGTCCAGAAAAGTGACAGTAGCTCCTACACCTAAAAAGGCTGTCTGCGCAGTCAGAGGTGCCTGGTACTTCGATGACGTGAACACTGAGTTTCCAGGTATGGGTTACGACAAGATCCGGGACCTTCTCTACCAAAAATCCGCAGGCTGGTACACGGACACAATGGAAATCATGCAATCCGGTTCAGAGCCGGTGGATGCAGCTTCTTATCTACTCGGACCAGATACGGACAAAAACTGGGGATTTGACGGAGTCATCTATCTTTCCGCTTATCTCACAATGAAGTTCAAGGAAGAACTCGCATCGGATGCAGCCTCTAAACTGAATCTTCTGATCCGTGCCAAAAGAACTCTTTCTAGATTGTACGGCTCAGGTAAGGCGTCCAAGTCCAAACCGTCCGTCATCATCGATATGGCCAAAGAACTCTATGACGAATACAATAAGATCATAGAGGAAATGGGCGGAGAAAAATAA
- the lsa25 gene encoding surface adhesin Lsa25: MRRIYYIIRSLFTLFAFSMFAMGCEEKLDHSPYGFAEEDNSDLIAGAIFFQSFTNNGDGTTSDSTSGLMWKTCSQGQVFNGNATSYNCRGANGTLANPSSFGAAELQYCSVDLNSCNTLGLPQTLTNVSPIGIAGSSEAYDSCANDNTGGHTDWRVASFLELKYLSSNSRNFMLLKFPDTIESFYWSSTANEQDASGKTARSVSFSRDKFGDDDSFSKTSRYFVRCVR; encoded by the coding sequence ATGAGAAGAATATATTATATCATAAGATCCTTATTTACCTTATTCGCGTTTAGTATGTTCGCGATGGGTTGTGAAGAGAAATTAGATCATAGTCCTTACGGCTTTGCGGAAGAAGATAATAGCGATTTAATTGCGGGAGCGATCTTCTTCCAAAGTTTTACGAACAATGGAGATGGAACAACGTCAGACAGTACAAGCGGTTTGATGTGGAAGACTTGTAGCCAAGGCCAAGTGTTCAATGGAAATGCGACTAGCTATAACTGTAGAGGCGCCAACGGAACACTTGCCAATCCTAGTTCCTTCGGAGCAGCTGAGTTACAATACTGCAGTGTAGATCTGAATTCTTGTAATACCTTGGGACTTCCTCAAACACTTACAAATGTCTCTCCGATAGGGATTGCAGGCAGTTCGGAAGCATATGATTCTTGTGCGAACGATAACACAGGAGGTCATACGGATTGGCGAGTAGCTAGTTTCTTGGAGTTAAAATATCTAAGTTCAAATAGTCGCAACTTCATGCTTCTGAAATTTCCGGATACAATAGAGTCTTTCTATTGGAGTTCGACAGCGAACGAACAAGATGCGTCGGGTAAAACAGCTAGATCAGTATCTTTTTCGAGAGATAAATTCGGAGACGACGATTCCTTTAGCAAGACCAGCAGATACTTTGTTCGCTGCGTAAGGTAG
- the omp85 gene encoding Omp85 family outer membrane protein produces MKHFLIRIGIIAILAFVSTQNISADPGLLDGCEKPPERTDLPFYISPKRQLCKKDLEKKKEGWFPTGLPLLNSDPNTGIGYGVRVFAYNNGKKEDPFFEYTPYKFRIYAQYFNTTKQRQYQDIAFDAPYVFGTQWRLRGEGVYDANPNTLFFGLGESSLQTLSYTDRNQDGGQVFTNATFADQQRNLAYTRPGGPGDPVDINGSVYNGFPAQNGFRVTDSQYNRYNLISPTAMLSGERSYVGGTVRLVAGLRMSQNIIRAFDGTLANASDPYLDGFGINSGGKAINGTTKITEDYNSGKILGYHGGMVNTLRLGVVYDTRDLEPDPNQGVFLEATYERSAKTFGSNFDYSKYFTQAKFFWSPFPRVFDKLVVAGRGGFSVTEGDAPFFEYRNMWGTEGVISGLGGRTTLRGYKQDRFVGRAMGWGNIELRWKFAQFSVAGQHFALNLVPFMDFGRIWDDEHKAGLKDYKFSRGIGFRIAWNQTTIIILDYAVSREDKQLFVNFNHAF; encoded by the coding sequence ATGAAGCATTTCCTTATTCGCATAGGCATAATTGCTATATTGGCCTTTGTTTCGACTCAAAATATCTCCGCCGATCCAGGGCTCTTGGATGGTTGCGAAAAACCGCCCGAAAGAACGGATCTACCGTTTTACATAAGTCCTAAAAGACAGCTTTGTAAAAAAGATCTTGAAAAGAAAAAAGAAGGTTGGTTCCCAACAGGACTTCCTCTTTTGAATTCGGATCCGAATACAGGTATCGGTTACGGAGTTCGTGTATTCGCATATAATAATGGAAAGAAAGAAGATCCATTTTTCGAATATACACCTTACAAATTTAGGATTTACGCTCAATACTTCAATACCACAAAACAACGCCAATACCAGGATATCGCTTTCGATGCTCCTTACGTGTTCGGAACACAGTGGCGTTTGAGAGGAGAAGGTGTCTACGATGCTAACCCGAATACGTTATTCTTCGGTTTGGGAGAATCTTCTCTCCAAACTTTGAGTTATACGGATCGTAACCAAGACGGAGGCCAAGTTTTCACGAACGCAACTTTTGCGGATCAACAAAGGAACTTGGCATACACAAGGCCAGGAGGTCCTGGAGATCCGGTAGATATTAATGGTTCCGTATATAACGGATTCCCTGCTCAAAACGGATTCAGAGTGACCGACTCTCAGTATAACCGATACAATTTGATCTCTCCTACAGCGATGCTTAGTGGAGAAAGATCTTATGTGGGAGGAACTGTTAGACTCGTTGCCGGACTTCGTATGTCCCAGAACATCATAAGGGCATTTGATGGAACTCTTGCGAACGCTTCAGATCCTTACTTAGATGGATTCGGGATCAATTCAGGCGGAAAGGCGATTAACGGTACTACTAAAATTACCGAAGATTATAACTCTGGAAAGATCTTAGGCTACCATGGCGGTATGGTAAATACACTTCGTCTGGGGGTAGTGTACGATACCAGGGACTTGGAGCCTGATCCAAACCAAGGTGTGTTTTTAGAAGCAACCTACGAAAGATCCGCAAAAACTTTCGGATCAAATTTCGATTATTCCAAGTATTTCACTCAGGCAAAATTTTTCTGGAGCCCATTCCCAAGGGTATTCGATAAATTAGTTGTTGCTGGACGAGGCGGTTTCTCTGTTACAGAGGGTGACGCACCATTCTTCGAATATAGAAATATGTGGGGAACAGAAGGTGTGATCTCCGGACTCGGTGGACGTACTACATTAAGAGGTTATAAACAAGACCGATTCGTGGGACGCGCAATGGGTTGGGGGAATATCGAATTACGTTGGAAGTTTGCGCAATTCAGCGTAGCCGGACAACATTTCGCTTTGAACTTAGTTCCGTTTATGGATTTCGGAAGGATCTGGGATGACGAGCATAAGGCTGGTCTTAAAGATTATAAATTTTCTCGAGGTATCGGATTCCGGATTGCTTGGAACCAAACAACAATTATCATATTGGACTACGCGGTTTCCAGAGAAGATAAACAATTATTCGTAAACTTTAACCACGCGTTCTAA
- a CDS encoding LIC11274 family protein, whose amino-acid sequence MKKLLVFMIAMLVAPVLLHGEAVSMKSYKKRIELLTYLRAIEPVVKNYPGEVKSSGTGQAQADGERLAKYKELKRLYQEGLLYFFEGNFVNSYRRFLESQLGMELLLEELSQAYVERTEEILKTAIEKKNPNNPMDRALVDISVEYGKTSYIRADIKENREAPTTRRMYNPREFHYVVNKYTIEKNMELGYQFLGEAKEARNNALKIEKHLEKHQKLQPEHRKHRIEMYLGAINLCRDARSNAMNIFKLKYPYDNYYLQRSDAKTEETRNEIGEVTPGEVVSVEGVTYDFSTNPLVRADNRMSPVFDKRIPDDYRRDAVDILGRVYDDEIDNKLYLRWDAETRKKLLGDKIPPGAQKRKQAAAASQPNK is encoded by the coding sequence ATGAAAAAACTTCTCGTTTTCATGATTGCGATGTTAGTCGCCCCAGTTCTATTACACGGCGAAGCCGTTTCTATGAAATCGTATAAGAAGAGGATAGAGCTCTTAACCTATTTAAGAGCGATAGAGCCGGTCGTAAAAAATTATCCGGGAGAGGTAAAATCTTCCGGAACGGGTCAGGCCCAGGCGGATGGGGAGAGACTCGCGAAATATAAAGAACTAAAAAGATTGTACCAAGAAGGTCTTCTGTATTTCTTCGAAGGAAATTTCGTAAATTCTTATCGTAGATTTTTGGAATCCCAACTTGGAATGGAACTTCTTCTGGAAGAACTTTCGCAAGCGTATGTGGAAAGAACGGAAGAGATCCTAAAAACTGCGATCGAAAAGAAAAATCCGAACAATCCTATGGATAGAGCGCTTGTGGATATTTCCGTAGAATATGGAAAAACAAGTTACATCCGTGCGGATATCAAGGAGAATAGAGAAGCTCCTACTACCCGCAGGATGTACAACCCGAGAGAATTCCATTACGTTGTGAATAAATACACTATCGAAAAAAATATGGAGTTAGGTTATCAATTCTTGGGAGAAGCCAAGGAAGCTCGTAATAACGCACTTAAGATAGAAAAACATTTGGAGAAACACCAAAAACTCCAGCCTGAGCACAGAAAACATCGTATCGAAATGTATTTAGGAGCGATCAATCTTTGTAGGGACGCAAGATCTAATGCGATGAATATTTTCAAACTCAAGTATCCTTATGATAACTACTATCTGCAAAGATCCGATGCTAAGACTGAAGAGACCCGCAACGAGATTGGAGAGGTCACCCCAGGTGAAGTTGTTTCCGTAGAAGGAGTTACTTATGATTTCTCTACCAACCCTCTTGTCCGTGCGGATAATAGAATGAGTCCTGTATTCGATAAAAGAATTCCGGACGATTATCGTAGAGACGCTGTGGATATTTTAGGTAGAGTTTATGATGACGAGATCGACAATAAATTGTATCTGCGTTGGGATGCTGAGACTCGTAAAAAACTTCTGGGAGATAAAATTCCTCCGGGAGCTCAAAAGAGAAAACAAGCTGCAGCTGCAAGCCAGCCGAATAAATAA